The following nucleotide sequence is from Excalfactoria chinensis isolate bCotChi1 chromosome 12, bCotChi1.hap2, whole genome shotgun sequence.
GaacaaaaaacagtaaattCTGTCTGGAATCAGGTCAGATTCACTCACCAAAGTAGCTCCTAACACATAAGGCTGGCACAACCGGCCCAAGTGTGAGCAAACCTCAAAAGAGGGAAGGTCTATCTGTTCATCCATCTGTTGTTAGCTCTCTTACCATGAGCTGCAGAACAATCCAGAAAGCCAACACACGTGTTCCCAGTCTGTATTTAGGAGGTTTGTGTCATGCTTCTAAGATATGCGgccaggcagagctgcctcAGCAGCCTCTGTTCATAGTTCAAATTCCTGCGAGAGCACTGGGGGGACAAGTGGTGTCCTGATGGGCTTTGAGCTTCTTGGGTGCTTCGGTcttcaggatttttttattcctattcCCAAAGTGATATTCCTGAGAGGCACCTGGGTGATAGTGGCGCTTTATAAATGCTCTATTCATTGCTTAGGGTggagatgtgattttttttgtatatCCAAGAGCCTAGCCAGGCATGCCCTTGTCTTCCAGCTGCCTCTTCTCTCCTAACCAATGTTGTTTGGGGCACAGGAGGAAGGGGGGATCCACCAAGGCACTACAGCAACAAAAAGTGCTGTAATCTCAGTAAGGTTCTGGTTAAAACTCATCTCTAGGTCATCTCACCTTTTCTGTGTACTTGAAGAATGTAAAACAACACTTGTGAGAACACGTGCAGTGTACACGTGCCTGTCTTTAAATACATGAATACTGTTTGGCGCATGGATAATATAAAAAtctgcttaaaaagaaatcttcacTATAATGTGAAATAGCATTGCACTGATTTAACCTTGCAGCTTGCAAGCATGCACATTTATCTGACAAGAAAATGCTAAGAGCAGAGTGAAGGTACAGTGAGCTAAACACACAATAAATCATGGTTAtatcttccttctctgctcagGAAACAAGGGGGCTATTTTTAAGTCTGCCCTTCCTGTATGCAttgaaacagtgatttttttttttttcatgtgctaGACAGAGCACGACAATACTTTCACATGAAATAATGAGCTCTTAGTGTTGCTCTGAATTAAACAGACAGGATTGGACAGAAACCCTTCTTTATCCAAACAAGAATGGCTCCAATAATTTTTCCAGGCATTGACCTCTGCAAAGATTAGGTCATCCACggacaaacagaagcaaagcaaccTGAATGGTGGTTGGGGAGAGAAGCTCTGTGGGAGGTCTGCCACTGAATTTGCCTTGCTCAGGAATGGGGAAAATTACAGAGAAGAGCTCCTAATTTGTGTGAAACTTGGACTGATGCGAGGGCCTTTTGCAATGCTAACAGTTAAACAGTTGGGATTATCGTGCTGGAGGCTCCTTCTGCCAAAGGTGAGAGGTCTCGGCTCTCAAAGAGGAATTCAGGGCATTAATTCGTGTCGGTCTGTAGCCTCCAGCTGCCACGgtgtggtttgctgtagctctGAGTTTGTGCAAAGATAGAGCCAATACCAGCTCACAGAAACTTGGAAACTTCAGGAATGTCTAACGGGGTAAATAACTGCAGCGTTGGTTCTCAACCTGGACTGTGCAGTTCAGGTTTCATTAGActccagcttttcttttttggctagAAGCTGAGCGAATCTGCCAGGGCGCTTCCAGGTGGAGTCACAAAGTGAGTCTCAGCCAAGGCTTGGTTTTGCAGTAACATTCTCTAACCTCAAAGCAAAAAACATCTGTATGGAGAAACTGCCTGGATTATGCACTGCTGTGGTTGAGAATCAGTAGAGAAACGTGACGCACACTTGGCAGACTTTCACTTGCATTATTGTTCTGTAGTGTCTCCTTTCAGtgattaatgtttatttttgcttctcagTGTGCTGGGGATCAGTGCTCTTTTCTTCATTGGTTAAAAATATGCAGGCAAGTTTATATAGCCTAATGTCTGTCTGACATGAGAGGCAACTATAAATTAATTTGTCTTTGCAGGTAGTTCTGAGGTTGTGTTCAGAACGTGCCAGATTCAAGTCCTGACATATGCTTCCACCACAAATGTTCCCTTTATCTTAAAGTTATCTGTCAGTGCCAGTTGATACCTGTGCTTTATTATTTGTGTATTCCTGCAGCACACTCACAAGGGGACCCGGACTTTAATTTATCCATTGAGGGTACTATTGCTGACTTTCTTGTTTCTAATGATATAGAGAAAACTAAAGGAACCTGAATTTATGTGGACTGTAACCTAAATAATTGAATTGTCTGGAGTTACCTGAATCTCCTCTTGTGAAAACCCCTTCTCGTTTAAGTATTGATGGAAGCAGGCATTGGCTTCCAATCTGACAAGATTTCATCTGTTGCTTATGGTCAGTGGGACAACATAGGTATGAATGCTGATTTAACCTGCTTGCTTGTTAACTTTTGAGTCAAAGGAAGAGTGAGAATTTGTAAGAGAGGTAAGAAAACGGAATCTAGCTACTGTTACTGGGTTTTCCATTATTTCATTGACTGGGGGaagagttttttgtttgaatAGAATCTAACTGATTGGTGCACGTAAGGAAAAATGAACACTGGAAATGTTATTGTGGCAGACCAACTCACCCTCACTTTGGGGTTTGCTTTTCCAGGCCAATCAAAATGTGGAGATCCAAAGGGCCCGCCTGCGAGATGATATTAAGGAATATAAATTCCGAGAAGCCCGTTTGCTGCAAGACTACACTGagcttgaagaagaaaacatctgtCTCCAGAAACAAGTGTCTGTCCTGAAGCAAAATCAGGCAAGTGCTTCAAAATAGTGAGCATCGCTCTCATAGCACTAGTTAATTCCTGTGTCACAGAACGGTTCCATCTCCTTGTTTGAACAGGCTCTTCTTTTCcatatgtatattatttttGAGACTATAAACTCAAAAACTTCAGTACAAAAAGTTCCAAAAGTGTTGAAGCCTTTTCTGATTGTGTTTCTGCACAGTTGTGAGGCCgtattgctttattttgaggTCCAAGTCCTTTCATGgccttctttccctttgttgGAAGCAGAGTTTTTCCATTTGTGCTTTGTTACTTGGTTCAGTCTTTTTCCTGCACTTTTCTTTCAATACTTTCTATCCGTTTTCCCCTACCATGTCCGTAACTGGATGTATTTCTGAACATAGATTTATATTGCTGCTTAGTGCTCGCATTACCTGACCAGTtctgttcttcttctcttctggctGCTTTCATTAAATGTGAACTGCGGATACGGTTACTCTGCACCATCAGGCCTTATCTGAGAAGTCGCAGCTGGGCTATCTTCCTGATCTCGGAAACGAAAACTGCATTTTTGGAACAACTCAGGAATTTCCCTGAGTTATCATTTCTGGAGATAATTAAATTAAACACAGTCTTTGGCCCAATTCACTTCCTATTTTTATGCTTCAGGTCCCTGTTCATCCAATTGCTTAAGCAAAATTCAATGTTAGCTGGGAAAATGGTATAATATTCCTGTAATGAAAAGATTTTGAGGTCAGCTGTAGCTTTAATACAGTCTTTTGCAGCGAGCACTTGGTACAAGTTGTtaggtttgcttttgtttctttattagtTCTCCTCCTGTGTTCTGACTGAAGGCTGCTCTACCAAGTGGGGCTGAGTGTACTTCACTTACTTCCATCTGAACCTTTGTCAGTGTTTACCTCTTTGGCCTCACTGTGCCCAAAAGAAGGTTCCAGGTTGTGCCTGTTCTCACCTGCATATACTTGGTCTAATTAAGCTGACTGGGTGCCTTGACATCATGCGGTAGGGATGAAGGAGCAGTTATTCTCTCCATGCAGGCTAGGAGAGATGGTGACCTGGTAAATTCTGGTCTGTGCAGCTggttgcttttaatttttactatttttgtCTCGTTCATCCATTTAGAAGAAGCAGGTGAAAGTTCCCAGCTCTGTGTTCACATTCTAAAACGATGGTATTCAGGAATGCCATGACTCTGGGTTGAGCCAAACTTAACCTCAGATGCTATCTTGTCAGTTGCTAGTAATTACTGACTGCTTTCTGGTATTCTGGAACCtttgaaaatattctgcaaTCTTTGAGCTCAGTGGGCATATTTAGAACTTAGAGGTAATTTTCTACGTGGCAgtgcattatttcattttataccTTGTCATTATCCTACTTGATGAATTTTATTAAGCTTTAATAACTCCACTGGCATAACTAGAAGGATCCATCAAGTTTTCCCAGGCTTAAGTTGCCAGGCTGAATTAGTAAGATTGGATCCTGTTTTTTAAATGGTGTGTTGGTGCACATTGGCATCTGAAGTTCCTTTTATAACTAGCAAAAAGTAGTTGTATAATTTAGCACGTTTTCTTTGTTCAAGGTAAGGAAGGAGTTACAttagcagggtttttttttcccctatttttgttttgtcaggtGGAGTTTGAAGGTCTGAAACATGAAATCAAAAGACTGGAGGAGGAAACAGAATTTCTCAACAGCCAGCTGGAAGATGCCATCCGGCTGAAGGAGATCTCTGAACGTCAGCTCGAAGAGGCCTTGGAGACGCTGAAGACGGagagagaacagaagaacaACCTTCGTAAGGAGCTGTCTCACTATATGAACATCAACGACTCCATGTACAACAGTCACCTGAACATCTCCTTGGATGGTCTGAAGTTCAGCGATGAAGCCACAGAGCCCAATAATGATGAAATCATGAATGGATTTGAACAAAACTGcctcagcaaacacagcagtggCAAGAACAACACATCCACCCccaagaaaaatgaaggcttCCCCCCAGCCCCAAGTCTGGTTTCAGATCTTCTCAGTGAATTAAACATCTCTGAAATCCAGAAGCTGAAACAACAGCTTGTGCAGGTAAACATGTTCTCTAAACAACTGTACTTAGTAATAAATGCTAGGGTTCATTTggattgttttattattattattcaaagcAGCTAAATTTGGTTACTTATTTTTCTGGAGGGATGTTAGAATGCAGTATGTGCTATTTCCGCTGTGTCACTTGTAGCAAGAAACTTAATAGCTTTGTTAACAAATGGATAGCCGAGAGgatatttttataaagaaaatgccCATTTTAGAATGCAAATAAGATATCTGGGGAGAAACACGGCTTGGAATAAttccttgttgttgttttctttttgcttttgggtttttttctttgagtaCATGAAATAGCCTTTTCAATAATGTGCAGGTTTCTGTAACCATGTGGATCTCGGCCTAAGTTGCTGTCTCTTATAACAAAGCCACTTAAATGAAATAGTTTCCTTTACGTGGTTGTCTCTGTTCTGcctttcagatggaaagagaaaaggtgaATTTGTTAACGACGCTACAGGAATCtcagaaacagctggaaaacacaCGGGGGGCCCTCTCAGAGCAACATGAGAAAGTTGGTAGACTTACTGAGAATCTGAACGCAATGAAGAAGCTCCAGGTCAGCAAGGAGCGTCAGTCTGCCCTGGACAACGAGAAGGACCGAGACAGCCATGAAGATGGAGATTATTATGAAGTCGATATCAATGGACCGGAGATTCTGGAGTGCAAATACAAAGTGGCTGTGGCAGAGATTACTGACCTAAAAGAAGAACTTAAAAATCTTAAGGCCAAATACAAAGAATGTGAGTCAAAGTATGAGGAAGATAAGAGCAGATATGAGACCGAGAGCCAAGCTCTCACGGAAAAGATTGCTTCGTTAGAAAAATCCAGTAGGCATGATAGAGAGCAAGTGGCCAGACTGGAAAAGGAGCTGAAGAAAGTCAGTGATGTTGCTGGAGAAACACAGGGCAGTCTCAGTGTGGCCCAAGATGAACTAGTCACCTTTAGCGAGGAGCTGGCTAATTTGTACCACCACGTCTGCATGTGCAACAATGAAACTCCAAACAGAGTGATGCTGGATTACTACAAGGAAGGCAAAGGAGGACGCAGTAGTCCAGAGGCCAAGGGAAGGAGGTCTCCTATTCTTCTCTCTAAAGGGCTGTTAACCATCGAtctaggaaaggcagagaatgGAAGCGGTGACAGCAGCCCATCTCCAGTGTCATCTCTGCCATCTCCTGTGTCAGATCCTCGGAAGGAACCGATGAACATTTACAACTTGATAGCTATAATCCGTGATCAGATCAAGCACCTGCAAGCTGCTGTGGACAGAACAACAGAGTTGTCCAGGCAGCGTGTTGCCACTCAAGAACTTGGGCCAGTGGTGGACAAAGACAAGGAGGCACTCATGGAAGAGATCCTGAAGTTGAAGTCCTTGCTGAGCACCAAGAGAGAGCAGATAGCAACTCTGAGAACTGTGCTCAAGGCCAACAAACAGGTCAGTGGCTCTTACAGATGTGATGGTTATAGTCTCAGGTCATGAATACAGGAGAATTGATCTTAGGGGACATACTGCTGTTTCTTAAACTCAGTggagcttttcttcctgataaCTTGCTCTAAGTGCAAGTTATGGATGAACAGGTGTAAATACAGACATGCTGGAcacttttgttctttgtgttgAGTTATGTAAGGCCTACTTTTATTTCAGCAGTAACAGCTAGGCTTTACTAAATGTACGCTCCATAACTTCCTAGATGCTGCTGCATGTTGGTGGGAGTTGGACTCCCCTATGTCCCATCTGTTTCCAGTGCTGAGAGATGAAATTTCATTTAATCTGTCAGAAGTTTAACATCCCATTACTAAGTAAATGTTTAATGATGTGAATAGCGATTAGAAGTCTCTTAGCTGACTGCTTGGTGAAGTGTTCCATTAACTGCTACGTTTCTGTTCTTCTCGGTGAATGGTAGACTGCAGAGGTAGCCCTTGCCAACTTAAAAAGCAAGTATGAAAATGAGAAAGCGATGGTTACGGAGACAATGATGAAGCTGCGTAATGAGCTGAAGGCTTTGAAAGAAGATGCTGCTACCTTTTCTTCCCTGAGAGCGATGTTTGCTACAAGGTAAAGAATATCTGAACTCTGCAAAATATGTTATGCCTTGCCTGAGTGGGGGAACAGCTGAGCATCCTGCCACATGCAGCAAGGCTGCCCATGCAGTCAGTGGCCGGGTGGGGTGCCCTTTCCCACGTTCATTGCTTACAGTGTATGTCTGCAGTGTGTTCTTATTGACAAGGAAAATGCTAGGATGGTGCTACAAAACAGGAGTTTGTTGTGGGGTTATTGAAGTAATTTGAGTTGTTGTCCCTATTGGCCATTATCCCTGGTTCTTGAAGTCCTTAAAGCTAAGGACTGACATTTATCAATGCCAAATAAGTGCTTCTTATTCAGTGAAGATGTCGCTCTGCTTGACCTGGagcaatcaagaaaaaaaaacaagcaaacaaagatgCTGGCAAACACAGATGTATGTTGTTAGGTTGTCTGTTCTGCAGTTGGCATCTCTTATTTCATTTACTGCTGTGAACTCAACAGGGTTGTCAGAACTTGCTTCTGCTCCTTAGCTGTGCTTTGTGGTGTTAGCTGACAAAAAGTACTTGCTGACACACCGCGTGCTGTACAGGtgagaaatgcattttgatttACGTGTTGCTTACTGCTGCTGCCATTGAGTTCTTTAAAAATTGATGTGTTTCTCTTTGAGAAACATTGAAGTAGCAAACTTATTACAGAATCCAGCTCTGCTTCACAGCTGAGGAATGTGCAGTTGCCTCCTGTGTGCAGATAATCCtggaaaccaaaccaaagcaagcaaacaaaaagaaaacaacaaaaaacaaggagaaataaagcaaaagcttcATCTAAAAGTTTTGTCTGTCCCAGCTTGGTGACATTCACAGGGACGTCCCTAACAGTGTTCGTGTGCCTGTATATAACAGCACTGCCTGAAGGTGACAGAGAACAGAGAGACTATAGGGGCTGCTGGTGGATTAACGTGGACACTTTTGCTGTTAAGGTAACCCAAAGGAATGGGGAAGTCTGAATGCTGTGTAGTTCTCTGCATTCTcttagtgtgtgtgtgtatgtatacattACAAATataaaaggttttctttctaTCATCAGCTAAAAAGTACCACAGTAAGGAACCACAAGGATGTTGGTAACAATTTCTGAGgcttttctgtatctttctttttgtgGAGGTGGTTCTGCAGCATCATGAATGTCCCCTGAGTGACCACAGGCTTCCTGGTGGTTCTGTCTTTCTCAGCAATATCTTTGTATATGAGTAAGCATGAAAAGGTAAAATGTAAACTAAGGAAGCCAAAGATGGAGTTGTAGCACCTCATTATGCTGGAGAAAGCAAAGCCCTGCACAGCATGCTTTTGTCCTGCTCTCCTTTTTTGGAGTGTGATCTAACATGCAGAAATTGCAATCTCTTTGTAGCTTTGTAGCCACAGTATAAAGCTTTGTAGCTTTAATAGCTTGAAgatgagagggaaggaaaaaatatactaCTGGCTTTCAGTTCTTTATCCTAGATGCAGACAGCCAGCTGCCTGTGTTTTCCTACATGTTAATTGTGCTGCCTCAGTGCTTTAGTGTGATTGTGATTTGGAGAGGAAGAGTAGtcagagaaacagcagaggaaTCATTCTTTCCCTGCCTTGTTTCGCTGTGCTGTCATCTAGAGGTCGATTTTGTCCTTTTACTGGAAAGGATTCCATGGCATGAGGAAGGCAGAATAGAAGTTCTTGTTGAAGGAAGAGACTGAAGAGCTCAGTGCCAGAGTTcttgctgggagctgtgtgtgATTGAAGGCAGGAATGGGCACTGTCTGGGAATGCACAGCCAACTCCCCTGCCTAAACGAACAGTTAGCATTTCTGAACTCCTGTTCTACATAGTAACTGCAGTGAATGCAATCAAGGGCCAAGAGCAAAGCAGGACTCAGAAATCTGAGGGTGAGTGGAGATCTCTTCCACCGATCTTTCATCTTGTGAGCACCTGTGTTGATGGTTACTGCTGCTGGGCCTTTGTACTCTGCCTCTCGCCTGTTGCTGAGAGCCTGAGGAATTGCTTCTTGCTTGCCGTGTGCCTGTTGTTTCAGTATCTGTCAAGACTTACTGCCGCAGATGGGGCACTGTCACTCCTGTCTTCCTTGACCTCTGGTCAGGGAGGTTTAGTAACCTGATGGTTGGCTGTGTGCATTTCTTTGCAGTGGCTGCTCCATGTAAGCCTAATGAACCCTTACCCCACCATACTGTTCTATGTTTGACCATGGGATGAAGCAGACAGCTGCATATACCTCTATTTTCCACAGGAAGCCAACCGTTTTGTAGGATGCAAGAGAACTGAAACAATACATGTGAGTTGAAGATTGGGCGTGAATAGAATAACTGACctaatttccttttcaaactAGAGTAATCCTACTAATGTGACAATACTGCCAGCTATTTTTAATAAGTAATGAAAATGCAGTGAGACCTGAGGCTGGAGACAAAGGAAGGCTTGCAAAACACAGATTAATGGCTTCCAGCATTAAAGGAGCTATTGAGAGACTGTTGGGGCATTCTAGACAACACCGGAAGCCTAAAATTAAGCTGTCACACGAAGGAATAAATCAAGATATGCACAATGTACTGTGGAAGTGCATTCAGTAGCTGTGCTGTTGAAGTCCAGATTTTCTTAATCAACACACCTCTCCCTGCTGTACATACAAATGGGCTGAAAGCACTGGGGGCTGGGTTCAAATCTGCCTGGAAATGGAATTTACTTGCTTAATGAGACTGTAACAGCTCTTGCAGTCACCGTATTGCAGAGTAGATTGCAATTAATGAAGTGCAATCatttctctgttaaaaaaaCTCAGAGAGAAGTTGAActtattctttttgctttagttTCTTGAATAGGTTTGCACTTCTAACAAGCATCTCTGGTGATGCAAAATATAAATGAACAGCAAGGTCTGATGCATGTTTGTTAGGGTGTGAGGGTTCGTTAGGGTGCAGCCTTCAGCTTCATTGCAAGGTATGAGTAggtccttctttctcttttgggTGCCACCCAGTTACTGCACTTTACCTGTTATCTGAAGCAGCTGTTTGAAACAATATTTCCCAAAGTAACGTTTCTTAAAACATGTCACACAAAACAAATTCCTTTGGTTTCTGGCTGTCTTTCTGATCTCTGTAAGGGTGAGATTCATCTCAGTACTATTAATCATATAAAAACGAGGTTGTACCAAAGTTGGTTGTCAAGGCTGCCTCTAAAGTCAACAGACGGAGATTGACACTTCCCTGGAACGATTAATGGCTGGAATGTCAGGCTGCGACATCAGGGCAGGACTGGAGCATTCAGCTGTGTTACCCGCAGAAGAAGACATGACTAATACCTTGTTCATAGTGGTTGATGCTCAGTGCTTGCCTGTCATTGCTCAAAGGCATTTGGATAACACCCTTAACAGAATGACTTAACTTCTTGGTAGCTcagtggtcaggcagttggactggatgatccttgtaggtcttttccagcagTAGCTGTTCTAAACAGTCATGTTTATAACACTAATGGGCGTACTCTAGACTATATACTATGACAGTTAAAATGCCTAATGCAAGTAATAATGGATATATCGGCACTCAGCCTTGGTGAAGGTGTTCCTTGTAGATAGACCCTGGACCTGAGTTGCAGCAATGAGTTTCCATTCTCCTCTCAGACATCTTTCAAAGTAACTGAGTCCAACCCACGAGTTCCTATGAGCGCTTTTGGTGCTTTGTTTGAAGTCCAGTAACGCTGACTGTTGAGGAGAGCAGAACACAGGAGATCTCCCCATGCATCAGATATTGGGAGTAAAGATGACGCCAGCTCTTGGCGTGCAGCTTGTCTGCTCCTTTGTTTTTAGTCAAATTATGAAGTGGGTTACTTAAAAATACCTTATCTGGAGAATACCACGGCAGCAGCGATTTGTATCTGTAGCCTTTTAGGTAGCCATGTAGTTGTTTGGTGTTTGTATAGTGTTGAGAGGAATGGAGAGTTCAGGATTAGGTCTTCATCTTTTGCTACCCCCTTCAGTGAGGACCTGGGAAAAATGTCCTGCCTGGGGGTGATAGCTGAGGAATTGCTTCTAATCTAGTGGCATAAGATCATTAGTTTGGTCTTCTAAAATAGGtctaaacaacaaaaaaagattttcttttgaattctaGAAGAGGGAATTTGCCATAAAAGTTTATGATCAGTCCTTGAGAGTTTTTATCAGTGGAAgttcagagcagctgcagtacccagctgtgtggggctgcctgTTCCCTCTCTGTGCAGGGCACAATCCTTCCCACATGTTTGAAATTATAAGAGATTTATAGCTTGATTACTTCCTTTAATAGCTTTTACTAATGGACATTGATTACACACGTCTGATTGTAAACAGTTTAGAAAAATATAGTTGCTTATAAATTATACTCTGTTTATAGTGCAGATGTCAATGATAGACACTTATAAAGGCAATAGCATCTATTGTTTTCAGTGCACAACTCAGATGAGTTTTTAATGCATGGCAATGAGGAAGGAGTTGCCAATGAGCAGCTGACTGAAGTTCCACCAGACCTGCTTGTACCTGCTTACCTGTCACCCTAAGCTGGCTGACCCTGAGCTGTTCTGTCTTTTTGTGGTGGGCTCGTGACAAGTCTTCATTTAAACCTTGGCCTTCCAGTTAACATCTAAATAGCATTCTCTGTAAACCTTGTACTCAGTCCTGGTCCTTGCAGTATCCATGGAGCTCATCTGCcaccaacacagagcagaaggctGCCGTTGGAGGGGGAAGGTGAAGGAAAGAAGGTGTTAAAATTTGGtctttaatattaatttctaaCATAAAGAATGAGTTTGGAAGCAGGTGGCTATTATCCCTTACAGCTGAACTCAGTCAGTATTCATTTACATGTCACTTTAACTGCTGCTCTACTAAcacatttccatgtttttaatgaagatgaaaaacGGGGAGTTTAAATCATCTGTGCCCTGATTTCTTACGTAGGCTGACAGCTTAATCTCTCCATGTAGAAGTGGGAGCAGTCGATGCTCTGGAAGCCTCCTTCAGTCACACCTCAGTCTTACTTCCTTGGAAATGGGGCTGTGTGCCTCACACTGATTGCAGGGGAGGGGTGGGAGGTTTAATTATATCCAGGTGCATTTGGTTACGTCACTTATTTGCAGAACGATCTCGAGTCAGTAGTGAGTTCAGCTATAAATGGAACCACGTGCCGAGGTTTAAAGAAGGTAATAAGTGGGAATAAGGAAAAACTAGCACTGATTAGAGGTAGTGATGTGCAGCTTTTTCCTGTCATAATGTTTCATGTTCAGGACTCTTATTTCCTCTGTGttggtatttgtttttgttggtggtggtttttagAATCGAGCGGGTGTTTCCTTAAGctctttgttctgttgttgtttattaCCAACCCCAAGAAAATAGGCAGCGTCAAAGGGTTCTGTTCAGCATCCACTTAGAAACAGGGATGTGTGATCGCACAACAGCCTTATGCTGATTTCATATTCTTTGAAGCATGAGAGCtcaattctgttttcaaaagcgtttttaaaacaaaggtaCTTTGTGTTTTGATCTTCTGATGATTTTACATTGAGAATAACACAGCTGGGAAGTAGCTGAGCACATGGCAAATGGGGCTGTGAAAGGGCAGGATATTTTATTGTTCtatctgcaaagcagcagaaatacagctaGATGTACCGCAAAAACCTTGAACCTTTGTGCAACACATAGAAAGTGTGTTGATGTGCTGACTTGCTACAGTAACCTTTGGGAGTCAAATTCAGGGCTTTAATTATAGCTCAGCTCGCACACTTTGTGGCTCCTGGACTCTGGCAAGTGCTTGTCCATGCTCTCAGGTTTGGCTCAAGTGACCAGGCTCAGCACTTTTCACCTTGAATGTCACAAGAGCATTTAAAAACCGGAGGGAAAcccagcagccctcagccctcTGTCTTTAGTCTGTGCCTTGTTCCAGCCCgcagatgaagaaaatgcatttctaacaAACTAATGCAACAAGGCACAGGGCGAGCAGAGTTGTTATGAGTTGTGATTTCCTGCAGCCCTCATGTCCTCATTTGAAGCTGCTGCCAGGTGCCACCTTCCAtaagggagcagggaggactgGTATGGCTGCAAGACTTATTTCTtctcaggcttcccagggctATTCCTACCCGTCTTTCTCTCTGCTTGCACTCACAGAGATGTGTGGACTTGTTTTGCCTTGTGACGTCCCTCTAGATCTGAAAGCAGCAAGCAATAGGATTGTAGCACGCTTAGGATTTCCACTGTGGttcagcagcatgcagagaTTTGTGTGGAGGTTCCTGCATGCAGCAGCCCTGAACTCAAATCCTTCTGTTAGGCTAAGCTACATTTGCAGTATGCAGGTTTCACATACACGTTTCTGGGTTACTGTATGATGTCCATATGTATTCCAGAATAAAATTcgtgtttttttcctttcctttgttctcttcccaagaaacaaataataataattggtTAAGAATAAGACCTAATCCTGCTGCTTGAAGTCGGGGAGAACAGAATGGGGAACTTCATTGTATAAGCACAGCTGACAAATCTGCATGTGAATGTGGTTTTGTTCAGaatgggtgtttttttttccctcagtcttctttaTGCTGTTTAATGATGGTGAATGTCCCGTAGCCTCGGGGGCTTTTCCATTTTGGCGTTGGGAGGAACTTCTTTGCAGATATTGTTGCTTTTATGAAGCAGTTGTGTTTTACAGATGTGGTCATTGTAGATTCCAGCCGGTCCCTGTGATTGTTCTCTT
It contains:
- the BICD2 gene encoding protein bicaudal D homolog 2 isoform X2, with protein sequence MSLGMEEEEYARLVMESEPEWLRNEIKRLFQELGETTREKIQAAEYGLAVLEEKQQLKQQYEELELEYETIRAEMEQLKEAFGQAHTNHKKVAADGESREETLIQESATKEEYYMKKVMELQTELKQLRNVLANTQSENERLNSVAQELKEANQNVEIQRARLRDDIKEYKFREARLLQDYTELEEENICLQKQVSVLKQNQVEFEGLKHEIKRLEEETEFLNSQLEDAIRLKEISERQLEEALETLKTEREQKNNLRKELSHYMNINDSMYNSHLNISLDGLKFSDEATEPNNDEIMNGFEQNCLSKHSSGKNNTSTPKKNEGFPPAPSLVSDLLSELNISEIQKLKQQLVQMEREKVNLLTTLQESQKQLENTRGALSEQHEKVGRLTENLNAMKKLQVSKERQSALDNEKDRDSHEDGDYYEVDINGPEILECKYKVAVAEITDLKEELKNLKAKYKECESKYEEDKSRYETESQALTEKIASLEKSSRHDREQVARLEKELKKVSDVAGETQGSLSVAQDELVTFSEELANLYHHVCMCNNETPNRVMLDYYKEGKGGRSSPEAKGRRSPILLSKGLLTIDLGKAENGSGDSSPSPVSSLPSPVSDPRKEPMNIYNLIAIIRDQIKHLQAAVDRTTELSRQRVATQELGPVVDKDKEALMEEILKLKSLLSTKREQIATLRTVLKANKQTAEVALANLKSKYENEKAMVTETMMKLRNELKALKEDAATFSSLRAMFATRCDEYVTQLDEMQRQLAAAEDEKKTLNSLLRMAIQQKLALTQRLEHLELDHEQSKRVRTKSASKAKSSNPTL
- the BICD2 gene encoding protein bicaudal D homolog 2 isoform X1 → MSLGMEEEEYARLVMESEPEWLRNEIKRLFQELGETTREKIQAAEYGLAVLEEKQQLKQQYEELELEYETIRAEMEQLKEAFGQAHTNHKKVAADGESREETLIQESATKEEYYMKKVMELQTELKQLRNVLANTQSENERLNSVAQELKEANQNVEIQRARLRDDIKEYKFREARLLQDYTELEEENICLQKQVSVLKQNQVEFEGLKHEIKRLEEETEFLNSQLEDAIRLKEISERQLEEALETLKTEREQKNNLRKELSHYMNINDSMYNSHLNISLDGLKFSDEATEPNNDEIMNGFEQNCLSKHSSGKNNTSTPKKNEGFPPAPSLVSDLLSELNISEIQKLKQQLVQMEREKVNLLTTLQESQKQLENTRGALSEQHEKVGRLTENLNAMKKLQVSKERQSALDNEKDRDSHEDGDYYEVDINGPEILECKYKVAVAEITDLKEELKNLKAKYKECESKYEEDKSRYETESQALTEKIASLEKSSRHDREQVARLEKELKKVSDVAGETQGSLSVAQDELVTFSEELANLYHHVCMCNNETPNRVMLDYYKEGKGGRSSPEAKGRRSPILLSKGLLTIDLGKAENGSGDSSPSPVSSLPSPVSDPRKEPMNIYNLIAIIRDQIKHLQAAVDRTTELSRQRVATQELGPVVDKDKEALMEEILKLKSLLSTKREQIATLRTVLKANKQTAEVALANLKSKYENEKAMVTETMMKLRNELKALKEDAATFSSLRAMFATRCDEYVTQLDEMQRQLAAAEDEKKTLNSLLRMAIQQKLALTQRLEHLELDHEQSKRVRTKSASKAKSSNPTVSHIRSCGDRPEGPVLSNQVFCSEKYKIYCD